A segment of the Arachis hypogaea cultivar Tifrunner chromosome 5, arahy.Tifrunner.gnm2.J5K5, whole genome shotgun sequence genome:
AAAGGAAGTGTAAAAGGAATTAATCCCAGGGGCTCAAAGAACACTCTTCTGGAAGGGTTGGATAGCGTTCAGAATCGTTGCAGTAGTCATAGATGACGAGGTTCCTCCGAACCCAAGCATAATCCTTCTTCTGATCATCGGAGAGGTGCCAGGCAGAGTATTGATCCCACCAATTGTCGGTGGTGGTTGATACACATGCAGGATATGGATCTTTCCATTGGCAGCCGTCGACGCTGAAGTCCTTGTATGATGACACAAAGGGTGCTAGTTTCCAGTTCGTCTTCTCCAGTCCTCCTCTTGTGGCCCAGTCATCTGCGTTCCATATGCTCGAGAACAAGTACATGGGCTTCTCATTCGGGAAGAAATTGTTTTCCTTCCCATTGTTCTTGAACACCCTTATGGGCACTCTATCCACGAAAAACCTGTTTTGCAATTCGTTTTGAACCTCAGTGACCTCTTCTCAATTGAAATTTGTATTGTATACTCAAAGAATGAACTTACACAATTTGGTGGTTGTTCCAGAGAATCGAATAGGTGTGGTAGTCCTCAGTTGGATCGAACCAAAGCATGTGCCTCATCTCACGGCCTCCAGTTCCATTCTTGTATACATTTGTCTGAATCAAGAACGGCTGCCCTGTTCTGTTCCCCAAGAACTCAAAGTCCAGCTCATCTCTTTCTGGCCCTGCCCCGTTCTCCGAGCACATCTGCCACCAATCATATTATATCATACCATATAATAAATATAACACATTATCTATCCTCCTTTCATCATACACTTACATAGTAAGCTGTGACAACTCCAGC
Coding sequences within it:
- the LOC112801226 gene encoding probable xyloglucan endotransglucosylase/hydrolase protein 8, whose protein sequence is MVRMEAKASSSLGVILLLVVIAEAAVSKGSFEDNFSIMWSEDHFSTSKDGQIWYLSLDKDTGCGFQTKQRYRFGWFSMKLKLVAGDSAGVVTAYYMCSENGAGPERDELDFEFLGNRTGQPFLIQTNVYKNGTGGREMRHMLWFDPTEDYHTYSILWNNHQIVFFVDRVPIRVFKNNGKENNFFPNEKPMYLFSSIWNADDWATRGGLEKTNWKLAPFVSSYKDFSVDGCQWKDPYPACVSTTTDNWWDQYSAWHLSDDQKKDYAWVRRNLVIYDYCNDSERYPTLPEECSLSPWD